The region ATGGAGTCGGGAGATACCTGGACTGGACCTGGCGCCCATGGTGCTGCTAGGCCGCCTCAATGAAGCTTCCCATGTTGTGTCCACCGAGCACCTGGCACCCATTTTCAAGGCAGCAGGACTGAAACAGGGAGAGTTCGATGTTCTGGCGACCCTTGTTCGCTCGGGGCACCCCTACAAGTTGATGCCCACGGAACTCTACAGGTCCACCATGATGAGCTCCGGTGGCATGACAGCCCGGCTCGACCGGCTGGAGAAGTCTGGACACATCACCCGTTGCCCGCATCCGGAAGACCGCCGCGCGCTCATGGTCTGCCTGACAGACCAGGGCTTGAAGCTCATCAAGGGCATGATGCCGGACTATATCACCTGCCAGCAAAAGACAGTCAGTGGCCTGACCGACGCGGAGGTCGAACAGCTTTCGGCGCTGCTGGAGAAATTTATCGCCTCAACGGCCCGGTAAAGGACCGCAAGGCTGCCTCCTCCCTCACTCGTCGACCATCGGCATCCTGTTCCAGGCGTCGAGCGCGGCGATCTTGTAGGCCTCAGCGAGGGTCGGATAATTGAAGGTGTTCTCGACGAAGTATTCGAGCGTGCCCTTCAGGTTCAAAACCGCCTGGCCGATGTGGATCAGCTCAGTCGCCCCTTCACCCACAATGTGACAGCCCAGAAGACGGCGGGTCTTCAGGGAAAAGATCATTTTGAGCATGCCGGAATTCAGCCCCATGATATGGCCGCGCGAGGTCTCCCGGAAGCGCGCAATGCCGCACTCGTATGGAATGCCCCGTTCCTTCACCTCTTCTTCGGTCATGCCGACAGTCGAGATTTCCGGCACGGCGTAGATTCCATAAGGAAAGTACTCCGGCGGATCATAGGCCTTTTCGCCAAGTGCATGGCAGGTCGCGATCCGGCCTTGCTCCATGGACGTCGAGGCCAGGCTTGGAAAGCCGATGACGTCGCCCGCCGCAAAAATATGCTCGACGTCTGTCTGAAACGTCTGTGCATCTACCTTCAGCCGCCCGCGGTGATCGACAGTCAGGCCGCAGGCATCAAGATTGAGCGGTTGGGTGTTGCCCATGCGTCCGGCGGCGAAGAGCACCACGTTGGACCGGATGCAACGCCCCCCTTCCAGCTCGATCTCGCATTTTCCCGGACCATGTTTGGTGATCTTTTCAACCTTTGAGCCGAAACGCATGACAATGCCTCGATCGCGCAGCTCGTGGGTAAAGTCTGCCACCAGTTCGCTGTCGATGAAATCGAGCATCGTGTCGCGTGGTTCGATAAGGGTGACATGCACATCAAGCGCGGAGAAGATGGTCGCATACTCGATACCGATCACGCCGGCTCCGATCACGGCGATCGACCGCGGCAGGTCGACCAGATCAAGAATTTCGTCGCTGTCGAGAATATATTCTCCATCGAACGGCACATAGTCCGGCCGAAAGGGCTGCGTTCCAACGGCGATCAGGAACTTGTCCGCGGAGAAGTGAAAGGTCTCCCCCGCCTCGCCTTCAACCTCGATGCTCTTCTCATCGACGAATTTTGCTTCGCCTCGAAGCGTCGAAACCTGGTTGCGCGCGAACTGGTGCTCCAGCACCTCGATCTCGTGGTTCAAGGTGATGTGCAAACGGGCGCGCAGGTCATCTGCGGAAATGTCCTGCTTGACCCGGTAGGACCGGCCATAGAAGCCACGCTCGCGCCAGCCCGAAAGATTCAACGCTGTCTCGCGAAGGGTCTTGGAGGGAATTGTTCCCGTGTGAACCGACACGCCACCGACCCGGCGGCCGCGTTCGACCACCAAAACGTCCCGACCGAACTTGGCCGCCTGAATGGCGGCGCGGCGCCCGGCAGGCCCGCTGCCGATCACAATCAGATCATAATGTTCCATGTACCAGCGCCCCATGCTGAGATTTTGTTGTGCTCGCTCTCCAGACCGCACTGTTTACAACTTTACCGAAAAAGATGAACGTGATGTCAAAAGCTACAACTGTTCGGCATTTTCAGCGATTTTTCCCAGTGGGAGAGCGGCTAGACGTTCAGCAATACAAATTGCGCACAGCATTGACGGGAAAATCCGAGGTGCCGAAAGCAAAAGCTGGTGCCACGCTTCTGCAAACGCGCGCCTAGCCCCCGGCCTTGCTAGGGAAGACTACATCGCCACACCCATTCAATTCCTCATTGCCACTCCAGCGTCGATCCGCTATGCCATTTCCCATGAACATGATCGCGATCCAGACTTGGTGGTGGCGGGACGCTTAATCGGCGGCCAGCGCTTTTCCATGTCTTGAACGTGATCAAAGCAGACAAAAGGCCGCCGCGGGTTTCCGCAGGCGGCCTTTGTTTTGTTTGAGCAAGTTCATTTGACCGGGCGTCGGCCTCACCGAACGGTGAGCACTCCGAGGCCTTAGAAAATTTCAGGACGTGTTTCCAACCACGCCCACACCAGAGGATGAGTTACCATGCCGGCACTGGCTGACCAGACATTCAACTGCCAAAGCGGGATCACCATCTCCCGAACGTCCCGCCCATCCGATTATCAAGCCGGCACTTCCGCGTGGATTGATCGACTGGATGCCGAACGTGGCGCGGTCCTGGCCTCGTCCTATGAATATCCGGGGCGCTACACCCGTTGGGACATGGCGCTGGTCAACCCGCCGCTGGTGATGGAAGCAAATGACCGAACCGTCGAAATAAGAGCGCTCAACGAACGCGGCAAGGTCCTAATGCCAGCCGTCGTCCGGGCGCTGAAGGCGCATCCCGATGTGGCAAACTTCTCGAGCTCTGACGAACGCATCGACCTCACTGTGAAGAAGCCGGACCGGGAGTTTCAGGAGGAGGAACGTTCGCGTCAGCCATCGACCTTCTCGATCGTTCGAGCGCTCAAAGAACTCTTTGCATGCGACGACGATCAGCTCGGCCTCTATGGCGCGTTCGGCTATGACATTGCGTTCCAGTTCGAGCCCATTGACCTGAAGCTGGAGCGGCCGGGAGACCAGCGGGACGTTGTCCTGTTCCTTCCCGATGAGATCCTGATCGTCGACCACCACGGAAAGCGTGCTTACGTGCTCGAATATGACTTTGAGGTCGATGGCAAGAGCACCAAGGGTCTGCCGCGCGACGGCGAGAAGAGCCCTTACATGCCGGCCAACGAAGACCCGGGCCGGGGCGACCACGAGCCAGGCGAATATGCCAAGCTGGTTCACAAGGCCAAAGACTATTTCCGCCGTGGCGATCTGTTCGAGACAGTCCCCGGCCAGACCTTCTATGAAGCATGCCCAAACCCGCCATCGGCCGTTTCCCGACGGCTTCAGCAGATCAATCCCTCGCCTTATTCCTTCTTCTTCAATCTGGGAAACCGCGAGTATCTCGTCGGCGCTTCCCCTGAGATGTATGTTCGGGTAACCGGCGGACGCCGGGTCGAGACCTGCCCGATTTCAGGCACCATCCGACGCGGCAAAAACGCGATCGAAGACGAAGCGCAGATCCGCAAGCTGCTGAATTCGTCCAAGGATGAGGCCGAACTGACCATGTGTTCGGACGTTGACCGGAACGACAAGAGCCGGGTTTCTGTTCCTGGTTCGGTGAAGGTTATCGGGCGGCGGCAAATCGAGATGTACTCGCGTCTGATCCATACGGTCGACCATATCGAGGGCATTTTACGCGAAGACATGGATGCGCTGGACGCCTTCCTGTCCCACACATGGGCAGTAACGGTCACCGGCGCACCAAAACGCTGGGCGATGGAGTTCATCGAGCAGAATGAAAAGAGCCCACGCGCCTGGTATGGCGGCGCCATCGGTGCCGTGCTTTTCAACGGTGACATGAACACCGGCCTGACGCTTCGGACTGTCCGGATCAAGGATGGCGTCGCGCAGATCCGCGCTGGTGCAACACTGCTCTACGACAGTGTTCCCGAGGACGAGGAAGCTGAAACCGAGCTCAAGGCGGAAGCCATGCGCGCTGCCGTTCGCGAGGCAGGGCTGGCGACCAAGACCGAGAACAAGACCCAAAAGGCAAAGCTTGGCGAAGGCCTCAAAATTCTGCTCGTCGATCATGAGGACAGCTTCGTCCACACGCTGGCGAATTATTTCCGCCAGACCGGAGCAGAGGTCGTCACCTATCGCTCGCCCGTCGCCGACCACGTCTTTTATGACGTCAATCCCGACCTCGTTGTGCTGTCGCCGGGCCCCGGTTCGCCAAAAGACTTCGATTGTGCGGCGACGATCGGTCGGGCACGTTCGCGCGGACTGCCGATCTTTGGTGTCTGCCTAGGCCTTCAGGCACTCACTGAAGCGCTCGGTGGCGAACTTGGCCAGCTGGACGTTCCGATGCATGGAAAGCCGTCCCCGATCTCGATTTCCGGTAACTCTATCCTGTTTGAAGGCCTCGATGCGCCCGTCATCGTCGGGCGCTACCATTCACTCTTCGCCAAGAAGGACAAGTTGCCCTCGGACTTCCGGGTCACCGCCGAGACGGAGGATGGAGTCATCATGGCCATAGAGCATGACGAAGAGCCAATAGCGGCGGTTCAATTCCATCCAGAGAGCATCATGTCGCTCGACCAGGATGCTGGCCACAAGATCATAGAGAATGTCGTCAGCCGGCTCGCCAGGGCGAAAGCCCTAGAGCCGGCCTGAGCCGGCTTCAGCCTGGACAGCTTAAGGCGGGCCTGGGTCTGCCTTTTTCTTTGCAAGAACGTGCAGAACCCAAAGTCGATCCGGCTCGTAAGTCCAGGTTTCTAGACAACCTAAGAAGCCGCGCAGCACTCTACGCGGCTTTTTCCATTTCGAATTCGTTTGCCTGAGGCGCTAGCCTACTTTTCTTGCCGCTTCCAAGAAGGCAATCATTTGGCTGCGAAGTTGTTGGAGATTGACCTCCTGCTGTTTGAGGCTGCCTGCAGCACCTACGACCTTTCCACTCACCTCCTGTGTTTCGGCCGTTGCGGACTGCACACCCACGATGCTTGCGGTGACATTTGTGGCACCGGCGGCGGCATCTTCGACATTGTGCGCAATTTCGCCAGTAGCCTCGGCCTGTTGATCCACGGCAGCCGCGATTGCAGAAGAGATCTCACTAACGCGTTCAATCGCATCGCTGATCTCCGCATTGGCGTCGACCGCATTGGCCGTGACGGACTGCAGAGCGGAAATTTGCGCGTTGATATCTTCCGTCGCATTCGCGGTCTGGCTGGCCAGCGCTTTGACCTCCTGTGCAACGATGGCAAACCCTCGGCCCATTTCGCCAGCCCGGGCCGCCTCAATGGTGGCGTTCAGGGCAAGCAGGTTGGTTTGGGCAGCGATGTCGTTGATAAGCTGAACCACTTCACCGATTTTCATCGAGCTGCGTGAAAGACTGTCGATTTCCCGGCTCATTGTCCGGGATTTATCTACGGCTCCGTTGGCAATCTCGGCTGCAGACACGACCTGTCGGTTGATCTCTGTGATTGAGCTCGTCAGCTCTTCCGTTGAAGCAGCAACACTGTGCATGTTGGTCGAGGCTTCTTCAGCCCCCGCGGCCACCATGACCGATTGCTCACTCGCTTCCGAGCAGGCCCGCGCGACATTGTCCGAAACCACGTTCAGGTCACCGACGGTATTGGTCATCGACTGAACCACGTCCTGAAGCTGGTCTTCAAAGTCGGATCCAAGCCTGCAGAAGTCGTCATGCCTCTCCTTGATCGACAGCGTGGCCTTATTGATACTGGTTGCTGCATCCTTGAAGCTTCCAGCCATCCCTTTCTCGGAAATCAGTCGGAAATGCTGGTTCCGGCCAACATAGTCGAGGCAAGCCTTGGATTCACGTAAGTAGGCATCTGTCCGATCTATCAGGAGGTTGATGGCGTGCATGAGTTCTGCCGCTTCGCCAGTCTCCGAAATATTGGTAATCCGCGCTTCGAAGTCACCATTCGCCACGGCGTGGCAAACGGATATAGCTTTTCTCAGGGAAGACTTTTTCAAACCTGATAACATGTCGATTGTTCCAATTAAATTGCCTGTTCACGCGGCAGAGGCGCTTGCCCATCGCGACTCGCGCGCAAGTGAGGTTTTCCCAGAGTTGCGACATATTCGTCGTAGGCGACTCCTTCGCGAGCAAGCAGATCCATCATCATCTGCTCTCCCGCAAGCATGCCGGCATTACGGTCTCCATGGCTCGCTTCCTCTCGAAGAAGTTCGCGATAAAGCGGCATAATCTGATCTTCAAGGATCTTGCGATCAGGAACCCTGCGGTTCGAATGATAGCCAATGATGCGACCTGACGTATCCCTGCTCGGGGTAACGTGGGCATAGACCCAGTAGTGATCGCCGTGCTTGGTCCGGTTGATCACATAGGCAAAGATCTCCTGCCCCGCCTCAACCGTTTGCCACAGCAGTTTGAAGACGCAACGCGGCATATGGGGATGCCGTATCAAGCTGTGCGGCTGACCGAGGACTTCCTTTTCCTTGTAGTCGGCGATCTTGAGGAAAACATCATTTGCGTAGGTGATGTGGCCCTTCAAATTTGTTTTGCTGACAATTATGTCGTCGTCGCCGAAGGTTCTCTCGACCCCGGTAACCGTAACGTTTCTTGGCATGACTATCTGCTGCGTTTTTCCGCGGAGTATCTGGATTTCTGGCCAGGATGGGCTGTCTGGAAGTTTAGGAGCGCGCGGATAAACGCTTGGTAAATTATAACATAGATAATAATACTTATTATTTTGATCCACTCGCCATGCAACAGTGCCAACCGCCTGTGTCAGGATCAGCCAGCAATGCCATTGGGCTTCAACCCTTAGCCTGCAGGCAGCGTCGTCCCGTCGGCGCCACAAGTCATTGTGCTATTGGTACCCATGCCTTCAGCTGCCTCTGCCGCCCGAACAGCCTGCTGTCCGAAAAGTCGGGCGACCATCCAGTCACGATCACCGTTTGATATCGCTCTGTGACTCATTTCGCGTTTCGGGAAAATTGCCTGCACGCCGTCATCTGACTGCTCTGCGACCGCGAAGCGAAACACATAGGCCGGTGTCATGCCCATCCTGAGGTCCGAAACAACAATCTGGTTCTCGACCATCTCAGCCTTGAAATATCCACGGCTAAACCAGGCTAGCTTCTCAAAAGCCTCGTTGTCCTCAAGGCAAATAGTCAGATCGGGACGCCGTGGATGACTATAGATTTTGGCGGGAGCATCATCATCGAGGAGTGACAGATAGAGGTTATGATAGGTGCCATTTTCGATGCCGATCACCTTCCAGAGAACGGAGTTGAACGGCGCTGCGAGTGCCATCATCTGATCCGACTCGATCCCTGCGTCGGCAAAGACGTCCCTGGCCCGGTTCTCCATGTGAGATTGAACTGCGATGCCAAAGCCAAGATAGGCCGTGCTGAAGACCACTGCTGCCATCAGGCCACGCGAAAAGCGTTTCGTCCAATCCTTCTTGAACAATGCCCAGATGACCACGCCAAGCAGCGGGAGCGTGTAGAGCGGGTCGATGATGAAGATGGACCCGACGCCCAAAGGCTCGGGGTAAACTGGCCAGAGAAGACGGGTGCCGTAGATCGTCATTGCATCGAGCAGCGCATGGGTCGACAGGCACAGGAAGACGGCAAGCCAGGTCAGCCAGCGATGATCGCGCAGACCCTTGAACAGCCTTACCAGCCCCTCACCGATCAGAGGTGTCGCTAACGCATGGACAAAAAGAGAATGGGTCCAGCCACGGTGAAACACGAAGGTATCGACCGGATCGTCGAAGGGAATGAAAACATCCAGATCAGGAAGAGTTCCAAGAACGCCGCCCACAAGCGCTGCTTTTCTCGGGCCGAGCTTCTTGCCGAGAACCACGGTCGACACGGCGGCGCCAAGAACGAATTGTGTCAGAGAATCCATATGTGAAACGATGTCCGGATGACGACGAGCGGTCTGTTGTGGGGTAAATCTCACTCTGCCATATGCTGTAGCTGCCTGAAATTGCAAGCTTTGCTATTGAAGCACATGCGGACAAGGGAAGACGACGGCTTTTCCAGCCGCCGCCTGCGATCGCTTTTGCGCCTAGTTCCCCTGCTCACCCGGCAGCTGCAGGAAATCCGAGACCGCATCGATCACCTTCCGATGGACAATGCCCCGATCAGACCCCGCCGGATTGTCACAGATCGGATCCTCGCCTTCCTCCTGCAGAATAAAGCGTGCCTTGTCCTTACAAAGCGCAAGAAAAGAGAAGTGGTTGGACGGCGCTATCTCAAGGTGGGTGGCGTTTGGCAAACGATCCGCCATACCGCTTCCCTGCTGTCCAACGTTGACCTGAAACGGCAAGGTCTCCTGCGATCCCAAATTGATCAGAAGCACCGGTTTTTCCATGGAGGCGATGCTCTCGTCGGTAAAGGCATATGGCCAGCCCGGATCGACCGCGATGGTTCCGGCGAACCGCGGATCTGCATAGTTTCCGTCAGTCAGTTCAAAATCAACGTTCCGAAAATCAACGCCTCCCTTGCCATAGAAATCACAGCCAGGCGCTTGCGGATTTTCGGCGCAATAATCACCGATCTTGGTGGCCTCAAGCATCAAGCCAATGCTTTGGAGCGCCGCCCCGCCGCCAAGCGAAAAGCCAAGTGAAAAAATTCTCGACCGGTCCACCTTCGGACCAAACTCCTGGTCATTCAGAAACAAGTCCAGAGCAGCCGACAAGTCATGAACCCGGTCGGAGAAGCGTGTGGACCGCCGAGGGGAACTGTCGCCAGAGGTACTGCCCGGATGATTGACCGCCAGCACCATGGCACCGCGCAGCGCCAACTCTGACGAGAGCCAACCAAGGCTGTCCATATTGCCGCCAGAGCCATGAGAGAGGACGACGAGAGGGAACTTGCCGGCAGCAATTTTGGGGCCCAGGATGGCCTTCGTTCCGTGAAAAAGAGGATTGTCGCCAATCGGCACGGCATAGGTCTTGGAACCAGCAGGATACCAGACGGACCCCTGGATGAGATGGCTGCGATGACTGGCCTTGATATCAAACCGGTCATAGCCACTGAGCGTTTCGGCTTCGGCTCCCGTCGCGAGAGAACCAAGAAGGCCAGCGGCGAAAAGAAGGTGTTTCATCGAATTGGTCTTTCCTGTGGTGGATCACAGGAGGGAGTCTGTTGAAACCTGACACGAAATACGTCCTATATCCGGTTCAAGGTCTTCCTGAAACCGGATATGGGACCAGACCAACCAGGTTCAAGCGCGATCGGTGCCATGCCAGTTCTACCCATTTCCATGTTTGCCGCCCTGGTTCTGGCCTATGTCTGGCTGCGCGCATTTCTGGCACGCGACACACCCGTCATGGTGCAGATCCTGATCCTGGCCTGTGCCATCCAGTCCCTGATCATCTCCTTCAACCAGCACTATGGGATCTCTTGGCTTGGCCCTGTGCAGCCAGTGACGGCCATGGTGATTCCAGCGCTTGCCTATCTGGCCTTCGCCAGCACGGCCATTCGTCCTTTGGCATGGAAGCGGGATTGCTTTCACGCGCTGGGTCCTGTTGCGGGCGCGATATGTTTCTACGCCCTGCCCGATATCATGGATGGTCTGGTGGTCGCTGCCTATGTCGGCTATGCGGGTCTGCTTCTGAAAGCCACGCTATCCGGTGCCGATGCCCTGCCCCTGATACGACTGGAGCACGGAGATCGGCCGCTCGCTCTGTGGCGGGTCGTGGGACTGGCCTTGCTGGCTTCCGCGTTCAGCGACGTGGTCATCATTGCGATCATGGCCGCCGATCAGGAGTGGCTGCGCCCCTGGGTCATCTCGATTTTTTCCTCCGGTGTCCTGCTGATGATCGGCATCTTGAACCTGTCGGACATGCTGAAAGACACCTCCGATGAAGAGAACTCGACCAGCGAGACCGCTTCCCCCGCCCGCCAGACTTCTGCTCGATCTCAAGCCTATGACGCAGACCCTGACCTCTTCACCGCGCTTGAAGACCTGATGAAGGGCGAAAAGATCTACCTTGATCCGAATCTGACGCTTGGCCGTGTAGCGCGGCGCCTCAAGGTGCCTGAGAAGCTGCTTTCGGCCACGATCAACGGCTACTCCGGCGTGAATGTCTCCCGGTACATAAATACCTTCAGGATTGAACACGCCTGTCAGGAACTGAAGGCCGGTGCCAATGTCACGTCCGCGATGTACACGAGCGGCTTCAACACCAAGTCGAATTTCAACCGCGAGTTTCTGCGCGTGAAAGGCTGTCCGCCAAGCACCTGGATGGAGGCCAGTTGAGGCCCAAACCTCAAGTGCGTACGCCCAGAACCTAAAGACCCAGACCAGATCTAATAGCGAAATCGAATAAAAAGCTTTCTTGCACTGAACCAAACACCTTGAAGCCAACACCTATATGCACAAGCAACGATCGGTTGAGGTGGGAATGGCTGCGGTTCGTAAGGATAAAATCAAGGCGCTGGAAGCGCTTCTGGTTCTGGAAGCTCGACACGGTGACCGGAAGGCCTTCAGCCGACTGGTCGAACTCAGGACACAACGCCTGCTGGCTCATGCGACCCGTCTATGTGGAGACAGGGAAGCCGCTCGAGACATTGCTCAAGAAGCTTGGGTTCAGATCTTCCAGGGCCTTTCAAGGCTGCGCGATGAAAATGCCTTTCTTCCCTGGGCACTTTGCATCGTATCCCGCCGGGTCGCTGCCCATATCAAGACCCTGCAGAAAGACCGGGCGATTGTCGAAACTGCCAGGACCGAGACTTCGGTTGTCACGCCAGCGCCCGAGCCAGGCCATCTGGATAGCGAGGCCGTCAGACTGGCACTGAACCAATTACCTCCGGCACAACAGGCAACCGTTGCCTTGTTTTACCTGGAAGATATGAGCGTCGCCGAGGTTGCGCTCGCCCTGGATGTTCCAGTCGGCACAGTCAAGAGCCGATTGATGAATGCACGCACCAGCTTACGAAACCATCTGAAAGGAGAGCCCCATGGATAAGCTCGATCAACTGATAGAGGATGCCTTGAAAGGCGAAGACAGACAGCTCTTCGAGGATACAAAGGAGCTAGGGTATTTCGCGCTCGGACTGAAGCAATTCAGGGGCAGGCTCGGCTGGGTCACCTGGGTGATCATGATCACCCAGAGCCTGATGTTCCTCGGTGGGAGCTGGTGTGCCGTTCAGTTTCTCGGAGCGGACGACACCCTGAGCGCGGTAAAATGGGGGATATCCTCCGCCGTTCTGATCCTTTGTGCCATCAACCTCAAACTCAGCCTCGCACCCCAAATGCAGGCTGACAGGATCTTGCGCGAACTGAAGCGAATGGAATTGATGATGTTGAACCGCAAAGACTGAGGCGTGAAGATCTTCGGTTTGCCGCTGCGAAAAAAGGCGGACACTCGTGTCCGCCTTTTCAAAATGCACCGGTGTCCCTAGTCCACGACGCGAACGGCACCCTTTGAAGCCGAGGTCGTCAGGGCTGCATAGGCACGCAGCGCCGTGGTGATCTTGCGCTTGCGCTTTTCAACCGGTTTCCAGGCCGCATCACCCTTCAGGTCCATCTGTGTACGGCGCTCCGCCAGCTCGCCATCAGAGAGGTCGACCTTCATCACTCGGTTCGGGATATCGATGACGATGGTGTCACCTTCCTCGACGAGACCGATGGCACCGCCCTCGGCAGCTTCAGGCGAAATGTGACCAATGGACAGGCCCGAGGAGCCACCCGAGAAACGGCCATCGGTAATCAGCGCACAGGCTTTGCCGAGCCCTTTGGACTTCAGATAGCTGGTCGGATAGAGCATTTCCTGCATGCCAGGCCCGCCGCGCGGCCCCTCGTAGCGGATAAGAACCACATCGCCCTCGTGGACCTTGCCGGTCAGGATCGCACTCACAGCACTGTCCTGGCTCTCGAAGATCCGGGCCGGACCGGTGAACTTCAAAATGCTCTCGTCTACGCCGGCGGTTTTCACGACACAGCCATCTTCGGCGATATTGCCGTAAAGAACTGCGAGGCCGCCGTCCTTGCTGTAGGCATGTTTGCCGTCGCGGATCACACCTGAGGTCCGATCGAGATCAAGCTCATCCCAACGACGCTCCTGGCTGAAGGCCACCTGTGTCGGAACACCGCCTGGAGCGGCCTTGTAGAACTTGTGAACGCTTTCGGAGTTTGTCTGACAGACATCCCAACGCGCCAAGGCTTCCTTCATGGAGGCCGAGTGAACCGTCGGATTGTCTGAATGCAGGTGCCCTGCCCGATCCAGTTCCCCGAGGATGCCCATAATGCCGCCCGCACGATGAACGTCTTCCATGTGGATGTTCTCGATCGCCGGCGCGACCTTGCACAGCACTGGAACCTTGCGGGATAGACGGTCAATATCATCCATCGTGAAGCCCACTTCGCCTTCGTAGGAGGCCGCGAGAAGATGAAGGATCGTGTTGGTTGAGCCCCCCATGGAGATGTCGAGGCTCATGGCATTTTCAAAGGCCTGGAAATTGGCGATGGAGCGCGGCAGAACGCTTTCGTCATCCTGCTCGTAGTAACGCTTCGCCAAGTCGACGATCAGATGACCTGCTTCAACGAACAGCCGCTCGCGGTCTGCATGAGTCGCCAGCGTCGAGCCGTTGCCCGGCAGCGCAAGACCAAGGGCTTCCGTGAGGCAGTTCATCGAGTTTGCCGTGAACATACCCGAGCAGGAACCACAAGTCGGACAGGCATTCTGCTCCATTTCCATGACGTCGGCATCTGACGCACTGTCATCTGCAGCCATGACCATGGCGTCGACCAGGTCAACGGCCTTCGCGACGCCGTTCTCCAAAACAACCTTACCCGCTTCCATCGGGCCACCTGAAACGAAGACAACCGGAATGTTCAGACGCATGGCCGCGTTCAGCATTCCCGGCGTAATCTTGTCGCAGTTGGAAATGCAGACGATGGCATCGGCGCAGTGTCCGTTGACCATATATTCCACGGCATCCGCGATGACCTCGCGTGACGGCAGCGAATAGAGCATGCCGTCATGTCCCATGGCGATGCCATCATCGACCGCAATGGTGTTGAATTCCTTCGCGATACCACCGGCCTTTTCGACTTCCCGAGCGACGAGCTGACCAAGATCTTTCAGGTGCACATGCCCTGGCACGAACTGTGTGAAGGAGTTGGCGATGGCAATGATTGGCTTGCCAAAATCATTATCCTTCATGCCGGTTGCGCGCCACAAGCTTCGCGCGCCCGCCATATTGCGGCCATGGGT is a window of Labrenzia sp. CE80 DNA encoding:
- a CDS encoding alpha/beta hydrolase, giving the protein MKHLLFAAGLLGSLATGAEAETLSGYDRFDIKASHRSHLIQGSVWYPAGSKTYAVPIGDNPLFHGTKAILGPKIAAGKFPLVVLSHGSGGNMDSLGWLSSELALRGAMVLAVNHPGSTSGDSSPRRSTRFSDRVHDLSAALDLFLNDQEFGPKVDRSRIFSLGFSLGGGAALQSIGLMLEATKIGDYCAENPQAPGCDFYGKGGVDFRNVDFELTDGNYADPRFAGTIAVDPGWPYAFTDESIASMEKPVLLINLGSQETLPFQVNVGQQGSGMADRLPNATHLEIAPSNHFSFLALCKDKARFILQEEGEDPICDNPAGSDRGIVHRKVIDAVSDFLQLPGEQGN
- a CDS encoding helix-turn-helix domain-containing protein, which translates into the protein MPVLPISMFAALVLAYVWLRAFLARDTPVMVQILILACAIQSLIISFNQHYGISWLGPVQPVTAMVIPALAYLAFASTAIRPLAWKRDCFHALGPVAGAICFYALPDIMDGLVVAAYVGYAGLLLKATLSGADALPLIRLEHGDRPLALWRVVGLALLASAFSDVVIIAIMAADQEWLRPWVISIFSSGVLLMIGILNLSDMLKDTSDEENSTSETASPARQTSARSQAYDADPDLFTALEDLMKGEKIYLDPNLTLGRVARRLKVPEKLLSATINGYSGVNVSRYINTFRIEHACQELKAGANVTSAMYTSGFNTKSNFNREFLRVKGCPPSTWMEAS
- a CDS encoding RNA polymerase sigma factor yields the protein MAAVRKDKIKALEALLVLEARHGDRKAFSRLVELRTQRLLAHATRLCGDREAARDIAQEAWVQIFQGLSRLRDENAFLPWALCIVSRRVAAHIKTLQKDRAIVETARTETSVVTPAPEPGHLDSEAVRLALNQLPPAQQATVALFYLEDMSVAEVALALDVPVGTVKSRLMNARTSLRNHLKGEPHG
- a CDS encoding DUF6768 family protein, giving the protein MDKLDQLIEDALKGEDRQLFEDTKELGYFALGLKQFRGRLGWVTWVIMITQSLMFLGGSWCAVQFLGADDTLSAVKWGISSAVLILCAINLKLSLAPQMQADRILRELKRMELMMLNRKD
- the ilvD gene encoding dihydroxy-acid dehydratase; the encoded protein is MPPYRSRTSTHGRNMAGARSLWRATGMKDNDFGKPIIAIANSFTQFVPGHVHLKDLGQLVAREVEKAGGIAKEFNTIAVDDGIAMGHDGMLYSLPSREVIADAVEYMVNGHCADAIVCISNCDKITPGMLNAAMRLNIPVVFVSGGPMEAGKVVLENGVAKAVDLVDAMVMAADDSASDADVMEMEQNACPTCGSCSGMFTANSMNCLTEALGLALPGNGSTLATHADRERLFVEAGHLIVDLAKRYYEQDDESVLPRSIANFQAFENAMSLDISMGGSTNTILHLLAASYEGEVGFTMDDIDRLSRKVPVLCKVAPAIENIHMEDVHRAGGIMGILGELDRAGHLHSDNPTVHSASMKEALARWDVCQTNSESVHKFYKAAPGGVPTQVAFSQERRWDELDLDRTSGVIRDGKHAYSKDGGLAVLYGNIAEDGCVVKTAGVDESILKFTGPARIFESQDSAVSAILTGKVHEGDVVLIRYEGPRGGPGMQEMLYPTSYLKSKGLGKACALITDGRFSGGSSGLSIGHISPEAAEGGAIGLVEEGDTIVIDIPNRVMKVDLSDGELAERRTQMDLKGDAAWKPVEKRKRKITTALRAYAALTTSASKGAVRVVD